Proteins encoded by one window of Roseibium sp. Sym1:
- the cckA gene encoding cell cycle histidine kinase CckA, translating into MNDMDGAPSGPMISRPERSGNIGLLIGLALLLVGAAAAFAVMDREVAQPFILALLGILAVVGVFCLFAGAIGFLRLSARPGEANPLASAFVDTLEDGALITDLDGRLVYANKAYADLTGAETAADIRVVERVFSSDPDAADAIFRLSQAMRDGRRAQEEIRMPFPLGRADGTARWYRVSVRPLQVSRERGGGKPMAVWQLADITRDRAEQENSFQELQRVINFLDHAPAGFFSCDAEGRLVYLNATLADWLGYDLAQFDAGDLDLSSIVRGDGTELIRSLKGQAGEVKSETFDLDFVTRNGRGLPVRLLHRVPFGENGQPGDSRTLVLNRSRGEEASEALRAAEVRFARFFNNTPIAIASLDKEGRVLRTNAPFLKLFGAVDTDDESPKLEAYVAESGREELSKSLQAAANGIGEIAPIDIPLVEGNDPRSATFYVSAVQEGEGDGEAAIVYALETTQQRALEAQFAQSQKMQAIGQLAGGVAHDFNNVLTAIIGFSDLLLASHRPTDPSFQDIMNIKQNANRAAGLVRQLLAFSRRQTLRPQQLELNDVLADLSILLDRLLGEKVELKVIHGRDLWPVMADLNQLEQVIVNLAVNAGDAMSDGGRLTIRTRNVTEAESTQFDNTRGMPPGEYTLVEVEDTGHGMPPDVMEKIFDPFFSTKEVGKGTGLGLSTVYGIVKQTGGFIFCTSEVDAGTTFRLFLPRHIPQVVEEKKKEPKESEPEKVTDLTGSATILLVEDEEAVRAFAARALASRGYTVHEAGSGNEALEVMEETDGEVDLVVSDVVMPEMDGPTLLVELRKTRPDLKIIFVSGYAEDAFEENLPEGEQFFFLPKPFTLKQLATTVKDVLNG; encoded by the coding sequence ATGAATGACATGGACGGAGCGCCGAGCGGGCCGATGATCAGTCGCCCGGAGCGGTCCGGCAACATAGGTCTTCTGATAGGCCTGGCCCTGCTGCTGGTCGGCGCGGCTGCTGCCTTTGCGGTCATGGATCGCGAAGTCGCGCAGCCGTTCATCCTTGCCTTGCTCGGAATCCTGGCCGTTGTCGGCGTGTTCTGCCTTTTCGCCGGCGCCATAGGATTTCTGCGCCTGTCCGCACGTCCCGGTGAAGCCAATCCACTTGCCTCCGCGTTTGTCGACACGCTTGAAGACGGTGCCCTGATCACGGATCTGGACGGCCGTCTCGTCTATGCCAACAAGGCCTATGCCGATCTGACCGGCGCGGAAACCGCCGCCGACATCCGTGTGGTCGAACGCGTGTTCTCCTCCGATCCGGACGCGGCCGATGCCATTTTCCGCCTGTCCCAGGCCATGCGCGACGGGCGCCGGGCGCAGGAAGAAATCCGCATGCCGTTTCCGCTCGGCCGCGCGGACGGCACTGCGCGCTGGTACAGGGTCTCCGTGCGTCCGCTCCAGGTGTCCAGGGAGCGCGGCGGCGGCAAGCCGATGGCGGTCTGGCAGCTGGCCGATATCACCCGCGACCGGGCAGAGCAGGAAAACTCGTTCCAGGAGCTGCAACGCGTCATCAATTTCCTCGATCACGCGCCGGCCGGCTTCTTCTCCTGTGACGCCGAGGGCCGGCTTGTCTACCTGAACGCGACGCTCGCCGACTGGCTCGGCTACGACCTTGCCCAGTTCGATGCCGGCGACCTCGACCTGTCCAGCATCGTGCGCGGCGACGGAACCGAGCTGATCCGCTCTCTCAAGGGCCAGGCCGGCGAGGTCAAGAGCGAGACCTTCGATCTCGATTTCGTCACCCGCAACGGCCGCGGCCTGCCGGTACGGCTTCTGCACCGGGTTCCCTTCGGCGAGAACGGCCAGCCGGGTGACAGCCGCACGCTGGTGCTGAACCGGTCACGCGGCGAAGAGGCGTCCGAGGCGCTCAGGGCGGCCGAAGTCCGGTTCGCGCGCTTCTTCAACAACACGCCGATAGCGATTGCATCGCTCGACAAGGAAGGCCGGGTTCTCAGGACGAACGCTCCGTTCCTGAAGCTGTTCGGGGCGGTCGATACGGATGATGAATCGCCCAAGCTCGAAGCCTATGTGGCCGAGAGCGGGCGCGAGGAACTGTCGAAGTCCCTGCAGGCGGCCGCCAACGGCATCGGCGAGATCGCGCCGATCGACATTCCGCTTGTGGAAGGCAACGACCCGCGTTCGGCAACCTTCTACGTGTCCGCGGTCCAGGAAGGCGAGGGCGACGGCGAGGCCGCGATTGTCTACGCGCTGGAAACCACGCAGCAGCGCGCGCTGGAAGCGCAGTTCGCCCAGAGCCAGAAGATGCAGGCCATCGGCCAGCTCGCCGGCGGCGTCGCCCACGATTTCAACAACGTCCTGACCGCGATCATCGGCTTCTCCGACCTGCTGCTCGCCAGCCACCGTCCGACCGACCCGTCCTTCCAGGACATCATGAACATCAAGCAGAACGCCAACAGGGCCGCCGGCCTGGTGCGGCAGCTGCTGGCGTTCTCGCGCCGCCAGACGCTGCGGCCGCAGCAGCTGGAACTCAACGATGTCCTGGCGGACCTGTCCATCCTTCTCGACCGGCTGCTCGGCGAGAAGGTGGAGCTGAAGGTGATCCACGGCCGGGATCTCTGGCCGGTCATGGCCGACCTCAACCAGCTGGAGCAGGTGATCGTCAACCTGGCGGTGAATGCGGGCGACGCCATGTCCGACGGCGGCCGGCTGACCATCCGCACGCGCAACGTGACCGAGGCCGAAAGCACGCAGTTCGACAACACCCGCGGCATGCCTCCGGGCGAATACACGCTGGTCGAGGTCGAGGACACCGGCCACGGCATGCCGCCGGACGTCATGGAGAAGATCTTCGACCCGTTCTTCTCCACCAAGGAAGTCGGCAAGGGCACGGGCCTGGGCCTGTCGACCGTCTACGGCATCGTCAAGCAGACCGGCGGCTTCATCTTCTGCACGTCCGAAGTGGATGCAGGCACCACCTTCCGCCTGTTCCTGCCGCGGCACATTCCGCAGGTGGTCGAGGAGAAAAAGAAGGAGCCGAAGGAAAGCGAACCGGAAAAGGTCACCGATCTGACCGGCTCCGCCACGATCCTTCTGGTGGAGGACGAGGAGGCCGTGCGTGCCTTCGCCGCCCGTGCGCTCGCCTCGCGCGGCTACACGGTCCACGAGGCGGGTTCCGGCAACGAGGCGCTGGAGGTCATGGAAGAGACCGATGGCGAGGTCGATCTGGTGGTGTCCGATGTGGTCATGCCGGAAATGGACGGCCCGACGCTGCTGGTCGAATTGCGCAAGACCCGTCCGGACCTGAAGATCATCTTCGTCTCCGGTTACGCGGAAGACGCCTTCGAGGAAAACCTGCCGGAAGGCGAACAGTTCTTCTTCCTGCCCAAGCCGTTCACCCTGAAGCAGCTGGCGACCACCGTGAAGGATGTCTTGAACGGGTAG
- a CDS encoding cupin domain-containing protein, with protein MQLPDFIRKFPALEIPFPEDVVKSYAVRSDQGLVVFFDFVKDMVLPPHSHLAQWGTVLSGEIEFTIAGETKTLGPGAIYDIPSGAEHGAVIKAGTKVIDVFEEPDRYPIRG; from the coding sequence ATGCAACTGCCAGACTTCATTCGCAAATTTCCAGCCCTGGAGATCCCGTTCCCGGAGGACGTGGTGAAATCCTACGCGGTGCGTTCGGACCAGGGGCTCGTGGTCTTCTTCGACTTTGTGAAGGACATGGTACTGCCGCCGCATTCGCACCTGGCGCAATGGGGCACGGTCCTGAGCGGCGAAATCGAGTTTACCATCGCCGGGGAGACAAAAACGCTCGGACCGGGCGCCATCTACGATATTCCCAGCGGGGCCGAGCACGGTGCGGTGATCAAGGCCGGTACCAAGGTGATCGACGTGTTCGAGGAACCCGATCGCTATCCGATCCGGGGGTGA